The Sandaracinus amylolyticus genomic interval CAGGGCGGAGAGCTGCGGCAGGCTCATCCCGCTCACGGTCGAGAGATCGAGCCCGGCGATCGCGAGGCGATCGATCCAGTAGGCATCTCCGCCCACGCCCGCGACGCGCAGCATCGTGCGCGAGTCGAGCGCGGTGAAGCGCCAGCGGAGGTTCGACGGATTGCTCCACGGCGAGCAGAAGCCGACGCTGACTGCGTCGCTCCCCGCGAGATCGTTCATGCAGCCGCCGCTCGTGTTGTTCATCGCGACCACGCGCCCCACGCCGCTCGCGTCGAGCTCGAGCACGAACTGCTGCGCGGTCGAGCCGTTGCAGGCGGCGAAGCGATAATCGAGGCCCCAGAGCGAGTCGAGGCACATCGCGTACGGATTGTCCTCGGGGTGGATCGAATAGCGACGATTGCGCTCGAGCGTCTGGACGAATTTGCCGCTCGCCACGTCACGCACGAAGAAGCGCTGTCGCGGATTGGCGTCCTCGGTCGCGCCCGTGCAGCTGCGCGTCTCGCCGGGGAAGATCCCGAGGATGCTGCCGTCGAGGAAGAGCCCGGGCTCGCCGATCATCGCGAGACAGCGCCCCGACGACTCGCTCCGGATCGCGAACAGCGAGCCCGTCTGCGAGTGCGCGGAGGTCGCGACGTCACCCGTCACGTAGACCGACGAGAAGCGCTGTCCGTAGCGCGGCCAGGTGAGGCCGAGGTTCGCGAGATAGTCGTTCGCGAACACGCCATAAGGGTCCCAGGCATCGACGATCGCCTGGAAGCGTGCCAGTCGCGACGCGGTGTTCGCGCGGTGCGCCGCGTTCGCGAAGAGGGCAGTCGTGTTCTTCCCGAAGTGGAGCTGCGCGTGCGGATATCGCGCGACGATCCACGCGATCACGTCGGTGTACGGCCGCGCGTAGTCGGCGAGCTGCGCGTCGGTGAACGAATACGGCCGGAAGAACGGAAGCTCGATGTGCACGAGGCGATCACCGGGCGCGACGCCGGGACGCACCGCGTTGCTGCCGAACAGCGTGTCGTCGCGCGCCTCGTCGAACCGCACCACCGCGCCTACGAGCGGCATCGCGCGCCCGTCGCGGTCGAAGCGCTCGTCGATGTAGTTGAGGATCGCCGCCGCTTCCTCCGCGCGCACCGACACCTCGAGGTCGTATTGCGAATAACGAGGCTGCGTGTCGGGAAAGCGATCGATCGTGAGCATTCGATGCCCCGGCCCGACTGCGTCGTTCACGCGGTCACAGCCACCCGAGCCATCGGGGATGCAGATCGGGCTCGACGCCATGCGCTGGATCGCCTGGCTCTCGAAGAACGGCTCGAGGCTCGGCGTGCACGCCGAGAGCTGCGCCGAGGTCTGGAAGAAGTCGGACTCGAACGGAGTCACGTCGGGCGAGAAGAGGTGGTTCACCGCGCCCGGATGCGTCACCGGCGCAGTGGTCTCCTCGCCGCAGAATCGCACCCAACGATCGTTCGCGGGATAGAACATCAAGAACGCGTAGTCGCAGCCCGCGATCAGCGCGTCGACGTCCTCCGGGACGATGCTCTGCGTGACCGGGATCTCCTCCGAATATCCACGCAGGTTCGTGATGTCGTCGACCGCGAGACGCACTCGCGCCATCCCGCCGAGCGCGCCGAGGTTCGCACGCAGCGCACGCCACTCGTCGGGCGTCGTGTTCTGCGCGTTCTTCCGCACGATGGTTCCGTCGGGACGCACCATGTCGATCTCGAGGACGCGGCTCGCGATCGCCGACGTGCTCTGCGTGCTCGATCCGTGGATGCCCGTCGCCACGCCACCGACGACGTTGATCGCGCCGTAGCCCACGACCGTGTAGCCCAGCCACTTCCCGCGCGCGGCGAGATGATCGGTCAGCTGCGTGAAGCTCACGCCCGCCTCGACCACCACGGTGTCGCGGCCACCCCAGGGCTCGATCTCCGAAATGCCGTCGAGCGCCTCCGTGACGATCACGCCGCCGTCGGAGCAGAAGTTCCCGGCCGTCGAGTGACCGGTGCCCATGAACTTGATCCGCCGGTTCTGCGCGACCAATTCGCGCACTGCCATCTGCATCTCCGCGATCGTGCGAGGGCGGTAGATCAGGCTCTCCGGACAGCTCGAGTACTCGGAGTAGTAGCCGACTGCGCGTGTGTTCCGATCGACGCAGTCGGTCACGCAGCTCGTCGTGGACTCACCGACGTCGCACGTGCCGTTTCCACACGTGAGCGTCAGTGGCGTCACCGCGGGACAGAGCTGAGCGCGTGCTGGAAACGCGCTTCCGAGGAGGACGACCAGCGAGACACCGAACAGCCACGGGCGCATCGCACCTCCGCTATTTGCGAGATTGACTATCTGACTGGCACTCGGGCGGGCTTCGCCGCCAGCATCTCGATGCGTCGCTGGACCTCGGCGACGCGAGGCCCCAACGGGCTCTCCGCGTTCTTCGAGGCGATCCACTCGACGGCTTCGCGGACGCTCGCGAAGACGCGCTGCGGGACCGGCCTCCGCGAGGCCAGTTGGATCCCGGTGAGGATGCTGCGCACGAGCGCACCGTGGAGGCCCGACTCGGTCAGCACGATCGCCGACGCGTACGCCATCGAGTCGAACTCGTGACTGACGGTCTCGCCGTATTGGCGCACCGACGCGTCGGGGCGCGAGAACGACTCGGTCGAGAGCAGCAGGGTCAGGCCGGCGATCTGCCCGTGCGCTTCGTGGAGCCGCTTCTGGCTCGACGAGACGGCCTTCAGCACGTCGATGGTGATGCGACCGCGGTAGATCGCGACCATCAGCTCGTGGAACTCGAAGATCCCAACGTCCCCTCGATCGACGAGGGGTCGTCCGAGCTCTGGCTCGAGTGTCGCCACGCTGCGACGACGGTACACACTCTGGGACTCCGACTCCAGAGGCTGCGCGCGGATTCGTTCGCCGTCGTCAGAACGTGATCGTCGTCTGCACGAAGAGCTCGCGGCCGCTCTGGGGCACGAACAGCTGGCGGAGGTCGTCGCCGCCGGGGTAGCCGTAGCGCCAGTCGAAAAGGTTCCGCACGCCCGCGGCCCACGTCAGGTGGATCGCCGCGATCTCGCCGCTGAGGATCAGATCCGCGATCACCGGCACGTCGCCCTCGACGAGGATCGCGCTGCCGTCGGTCTCGATGCGACGACCGAGACGCGGGCCCTCGATGCGCAGGCGCGCGGCGAGCGAGAGCAGCTCGGGCACCAGCGGCGCGACGCCGCGCAGACCGACGAGGTGCTCGGGCGAGTTCGTGAGCCGTGCCTCGTCCGAGTCGCTCAGCAGATCGCCGATGCGCGTGCGCTGGAACGAGTACGTCGCGGCGACCATCCAGCCCTGCCGGAAGTCGCGCCGCACCTCGGCCTCCGCGCCGACCGTCTGCGCGATGTCCGCGCTGTTCGCGTACTGCAGCACGACATCGCCGCTGCTCGGGTCGACGACCTGATCGAGCGTCACGAGGTGATCGATGCGGTTGTAGAACGCGTTCGCGATCAGCGTGACCTCGTCGATACGCTGCGAGATCTCGAGCTCACCGCTCCAGATGCGCTCGGCGACGAGCGACTCGGGGCTGATCTGCGTCTCCCCGGCGTCGTTGTACCGGAGCTCGTAGACGCTCGGCGCGCGGAACGCGCCACCGCCGAGCAGCTTGATCGTGCCGCCGTCCCAGGGCCGGAAGATCAGCGCGGCGCGCGGCGAGACCGCGCCGTCGGCGAACGTCGACACGTAGTCGAACCGACCTCCGACGTCGATCGTGATCTCGCGGATGGGCTCGATCTGCGCGACCGCGTATCCGCCCGCGACCCAGAATCCTTCGGACCCCGAAGGATTCAGGAAGGGGTCCTCTCCGCGCACCCGTCCTTCGAGCTCCGCGAGCGCCGAGCCGCGCGCCTCCGCGCCCGCCGTGAGCCTCAGCCACTCGAGCGGCGACCACGTCGCGCGCGCCTCGCCGCCGACCCACACGCCGCGCCAGCGATCCTCGCTGACGTAGCTGGGATCGCCGGGCGCATCGCCTTCGTACGCGTAGTCGCCCTCGAACAGATAGAGGTCCGAGAACGCGCGAACGAAGAGCGAGAGCTCGCGGCCGAAGCGCGGCTCCCAGCGCAGCTCGAGGAAGCCGCGCGTGTCGACGCCGCGCGTGCGCGGATCGCCGAGGATCGTGTCGAACGCGCCCGTCGGGATGCGCTTGTCGCGGCGGTTGAACGCGAGCTCGAGCGTGAGATCGCCGACCCAGCCGCGCGCCGCGGCGTACGCGGTGTTGAGCTCGTCGGCGCGCTGCACGTCGCCGTCGGGCGCGTACTCGGCGAACGAGTAGTCGTGGCCCTGCGAGTAGATGCCCGCGGCCGACGCCCAGAAGCCCGCGTCGCGCGAGAAGCGCGTCCCGCCGCCGACGCGCGCGCGCACCATGCGCTGCGCGTCGGTCGCGATCGACGCGTGCGGCCCGAGCAGCGAGTCGCGATCGCGCGTGACCACGTTGATGACGCCGAAGAACGCGTTGGTGCCGTAGAGCGCGGAGCCCGCGCCGCGCACGAGCTCGATGCGCTCGACGTCGATCAGATCGGCGCGCGAGTCGTACCCGACGTACGAGCTGCCGAGCAGGTCGTCGTTCATCGAGTGACCGCTCGTGAGCACGAGCACGCGGTTGCCGTAGTCGCTGGGCTGCGAGAAGCCGCGGATGCCGAGCGACGAGTACGTCAGATCGTTCGTCTGGTACACGCCGCGCTGACCTGCGACCGCGTCCCAGATCGTCTGGTACCCGAACGCGCGCAGCTCCTCCTGCGGGATCAGCGACACGCTCGCGGGCGCGTCCTCGATCGACTCGGCCTCGCGCGATGCCGCGGTGATCTCCTGCAGGAGCCGCAAGCGCGCGTCGATGCGCGTCTGCTCGCGCGGGCGCACCTCGATCTCGTCCTCGTAGGGACGGAACCCCGGGCGCACCACGCGCACGGTGTGGCGACCGCTCGGGACCTCGCTCAGCACCGCGGGCGTGAAGCCCGCCGCCTCGCCGTCGATCTCGATCAGCGCGCCGCGCTCTTCCGCGTCGACGACCAGCGAGCCGGTCTCGAGCGGCAGATCGACCGACACGCGCGTCGTCTCGCGCGCGGCGACGCTCACCGGCACGCGCGTCGTCTGACGGCCCGGCGCGCTCACGACGAGCGTGTGCGCGCCCGGCGAAAGCTCGATCGTCGCGGGCACCACGCCCACCGAGGGCGACTCCTCGTCGTCGATGCGGATCTCCGCGCCCTGCGGCTCGCCGACGACGCGCGCGCTCCCGAGGATGCGCACCAGCGGCACGCTCACGACGACCTCGCCGCCGATGCTCGCGCGCACCTCCTCGGACTCCGCGGGGTCGTAGCCCTCGGCCTGCACGATCACGCGATGCGCGCCCGGCTCGACCGCGAGCGTGCGCGGCGTGCGACCGCGCGAGCCGAGATCGCGCCGATCGAGATAGACGAGCGCGCCCGGCGGATCGGTCTCGACGCGCAACAGCGCGACCCGCGGCCGGACGCGCTGCACCGCGGCCTCGGCGACGCGCCGCTCGGATTCGTCGAGCTCGCTCTCGAGGTAGTCCGCGTAGTAGCGGAACGCCTCGGGATAGCGCTCGAGCTCCTCGAAGCAGCGCGCGATGTTGAAGACGACGTTCTTGTTCGGGACGAGGCGCTGCGACTGCAGGTAGTGCTGCAGCGCGCCGCGGAAGTCGCCCCGTCGCTGCGCGTCGACGCCGAGCTCGAAGCGCACGTCGGCCTCGGTCGCGAGATCGATCTGCGTCTCGCCGCTCGACTGCGCGTGCGCGCGCGATGGGACGCACGCGAGCGCGAGCACGAGGAGCGTCGAGGAGAGCCAGGAGCCGAGAGCGAGGGATCGCGCCGAGCGCGGCGTCTTCGTCATGCGTCCTTACTGCCTTGGTGCAGGAACGATCAGCGGCGCGTCTTGATCGCGAAGTCGTCGCCGCTCGGTGCGCTGGTCGTCGCGCGATCACGATCGCGACGGCGTCGCTCCACGCGCGGCTCGGGCGTCGGCTCGACCGGAGGCGGTGCGACCACCGCGGGCGGCGGCAGCGCGGCGAGCGCCGCCGAGACGTGCACGTCCTCGGTCGACGGCCCCTGCGTCCACACGTACGGCGCGTGCCCGTCGAGCTCCACGCGGAACGTGACCGGCGCGGTCTCGAGCGCGGCGCGATCGAGCTCCACGAACGTCGGCGTGCTGCCGATCACCTCGTCGCCGCGTCGCAGCGTCGCGCCGGGCGGCGTGCTCGCGACGAAGAGCGTGAAGCGCGGCGCCGCCGGCGGATCGATCGGCGCGGGCGGCGGCGCCTCCGACGCCGCGCTCGCGGCCGGTGTCGTCGCCTCGGGCTCGCTTCCGCCGCTGCTCGCGATCGCCGCGAGGCCCGCCGCGATCGCGACGCCCGCCACGATCGCGATGCGCGCACCGCGCTGCGCGCGCGCGGGCGGAGACACCGTCTCGGGCGGCGGCGGCGCCGTCGCACCGAGCGAGAGCGAGAACGACGACGAGCCCATCGTCGCGACCTCGCCCGAGACCGTCATCGCGTGGCGCGCCTGCGCCGACCAGCCCGGGACCATCGGCGCGACCTCGTCGATCGCGCGGATGAGCTCCTCCGCGCTCGCGAAGCGCATCGCCGGGTCCTTCTGCAGGCATCGCAGCACGAGCTGCTGCACCGCGTGCGGCACCTCGATCGCGCTCGTGATCGGCGGCACCGGCTCGCTCAGGTGCGCCATGAGCGTCTGCACCGGATCGTCGCCCTCGAAGGGCACGCGACCCGAGATCATCTGGTAGAGCAGCACGCCGAGCGCGTAGAGATCGGCGCGACCATCGACCGGTCCACGGCGGATCTGCTCGGGCGCCATGTACTTCGGCGAGCCGAGGAAGTGCCCTTCCTTCGTGAGCTCCTCCGAGTCGTCGCGCATGACCTTGACGAGGCCGAAGTCGAGCACCTTCACCTGCTCGCCCTCGCCCGTCGTCACGAGCATCACGTTCGACGGCTTGAGGTCGCGGTGGACCATCTCCTGCCGGTGCGCCTCGCGGAGCGCGCGCGCGACCTCGCGCGTGATGCGCAGCGCGCGCGCGATCGCGAGCGGTCCTTCGTCGCGCAGCACCTGACCGAGGGTGGGCCCCTCGATCAGCTCCATCGCCATGAAGTACGCCTCGCGCGACGACTCCTCGAGCCGGCCGTAGTCGTACACGACGACGATGTTCGGGTGCCGCAGGCGCGCGCAGCTCGCGGCCTCGAGCAGGAAGCGCTTCTGGAACCCGGGATCGCCGCCGGTCTCGTCGAGCTCACCGGCGTCGTGGAGCGCAGAGTGCAGCACCTTGAGCGCGACGGGCCGGCCGAGCGGCACCTGCTCCGCGCGATAGATGCGGCCCATCCCGCCGCGCGCGATCACGCCGGTCACCCGATATTTCCCGCCGAGCGTCTGGCCGATCAGCCGCTCGGGATCGCGCAGCGCCGGCTCGCCTTCACGCTTGGGCGCGGCCGCGGACTCCTTCTGGTGCGCCATCGAGCGAACGACTCTAACGCGGACCCTGAGTACGGAGCGACTGAGATTTCTCATCGATCACGGCGTCGCTGGCCCCGGCGTCCAGGAGCTGGACGCGATCCGCGCGGCGATCGCGATCCGCGTCACCGCTTCGTCGCGCGAGTGCCGCCTCGATGCCGCATCCGAGCCGTGGTGAGGCCCTCCGCGCGGGGCACGAGCCTTGCGCAGGAGCGCACGCCGATGCGCACGCTCACCGCTCTCGCCGCGCTCGCAATGCTCACCGCTTGCCAGGCCGAGCTCGCCGGCGCGGGCCCGCGCGGCGACGCCGGTCTGCCACCGGGCGACGGCGGCAGCGAGCACGAGATGCCCGAGCCCGAGCCCGAGGTCTGCTTC includes:
- a CDS encoding TonB-dependent receptor domain-containing protein; amino-acid sequence: MTKTPRSARSLALGSWLSSTLLVLALACVPSRAHAQSSGETQIDLATEADVRFELGVDAQRRGDFRGALQHYLQSQRLVPNKNVVFNIARCFEELERYPEAFRYYADYLESELDESERRVAEAAVQRVRPRVALLRVETDPPGALVYLDRRDLGSRGRTPRTLAVEPGAHRVIVQAEGYDPAESEEVRASIGGEVVVSVPLVRILGSARVVGEPQGAEIRIDDEESPSVGVVPATIELSPGAHTLVVSAPGRQTTRVPVSVAARETTRVSVDLPLETGSLVVDAEERGALIEIDGEAAGFTPAVLSEVPSGRHTVRVVRPGFRPYEDEIEVRPREQTRIDARLRLLQEITAASREAESIEDAPASVSLIPQEELRAFGYQTIWDAVAGQRGVYQTNDLTYSSLGIRGFSQPSDYGNRVLVLTSGHSMNDDLLGSSYVGYDSRADLIDVERIELVRGAGSALYGTNAFFGVINVVTRDRDSLLGPHASIATDAQRMVRARVGGGTRFSRDAGFWASAAGIYSQGHDYSFAEYAPDGDVQRADELNTAYAAARGWVGDLTLELAFNRRDKRIPTGAFDTILGDPRTRGVDTRGFLELRWEPRFGRELSLFVRAFSDLYLFEGDYAYEGDAPGDPSYVSEDRWRGVWVGGEARATWSPLEWLRLTAGAEARGSALAELEGRVRGEDPFLNPSGSEGFWVAGGYAVAQIEPIREITIDVGGRFDYVSTFADGAVSPRAALIFRPWDGGTIKLLGGGAFRAPSVYELRYNDAGETQISPESLVAERIWSGELEISQRIDEVTLIANAFYNRIDHLVTLDQVVDPSSGDVVLQYANSADIAQTVGAEAEVRRDFRQGWMVAATYSFQRTRIGDLLSDSDEARLTNSPEHLVGLRGVAPLVPELLSLAARLRIEGPRLGRRIETDGSAILVEGDVPVIADLILSGEIAAIHLTWAAGVRNLFDWRYGYPGGDDLRQLFVPQSGRELFVQTTITF
- a CDS encoding serine/threonine-protein kinase, with product MAHQKESAAAPKREGEPALRDPERLIGQTLGGKYRVTGVIARGGMGRIYRAEQVPLGRPVALKVLHSALHDAGELDETGGDPGFQKRFLLEAASCARLRHPNIVVVYDYGRLEESSREAYFMAMELIEGPTLGQVLRDEGPLAIARALRITREVARALREAHRQEMVHRDLKPSNVMLVTTGEGEQVKVLDFGLVKVMRDDSEELTKEGHFLGSPKYMAPEQIRRGPVDGRADLYALGVLLYQMISGRVPFEGDDPVQTLMAHLSEPVPPITSAIEVPHAVQQLVLRCLQKDPAMRFASAEELIRAIDEVAPMVPGWSAQARHAMTVSGEVATMGSSSFSLSLGATAPPPPETVSPPARAQRGARIAIVAGVAIAAGLAAIASSGGSEPEATTPAASAASEAPPPAPIDPPAAPRFTLFVASTPPGATLRRGDEVIGSTPTFVELDRAALETAPVTFRVELDGHAPYVWTQGPSTEDVHVSAALAALPPPAVVAPPPVEPTPEPRVERRRRDRDRATTSAPSGDDFAIKTRR
- a CDS encoding FAD-binding protein, which produces MTPLTLTCGNGTCDVGESTTSCVTDCVDRNTRAVGYYSEYSSCPESLIYRPRTIAEMQMAVRELVAQNRRIKFMGTGHSTAGNFCSDGGVIVTEALDGISEIEPWGGRDTVVVEAGVSFTQLTDHLAARGKWLGYTVVGYGAINVVGGVATGIHGSSTQSTSAIASRVLEIDMVRPDGTIVRKNAQNTTPDEWRALRANLGALGGMARVRLAVDDITNLRGYSEEIPVTQSIVPEDVDALIAGCDYAFLMFYPANDRWVRFCGEETTAPVTHPGAVNHLFSPDVTPFESDFFQTSAQLSACTPSLEPFFESQAIQRMASSPICIPDGSGGCDRVNDAVGPGHRMLTIDRFPDTQPRYSQYDLEVSVRAEEAAAILNYIDERFDRDGRAMPLVGAVVRFDEARDDTLFGSNAVRPGVAPGDRLVHIELPFFRPYSFTDAQLADYARPYTDVIAWIVARYPHAQLHFGKNTTALFANAAHRANTASRLARFQAIVDAWDPYGVFANDYLANLGLTWPRYGQRFSSVYVTGDVATSAHSQTGSLFAIRSESSGRCLAMIGEPGLFLDGSILGIFPGETRSCTGATEDANPRQRFFVRDVASGKFVQTLERNRRYSIHPEDNPYAMCLDSLWGLDYRFAACNGSTAQQFVLELDASGVGRVVAMNNTSGGCMNDLAGSDAVSVGFCSPWSNPSNLRWRFTALDSRTMLRVAGVGGDAYWIDRLAIAGLDLSTVSGMSLPQLSALIDDGSVIVYRQRVIDNRTGAPAPGFRVCPRGSDGELLHGADGRELACAYTDTSGYYTMLGLPRNVDVAQTISRKGFLQATIVFTTTYEDHFEQEYSGTASVTASSLGLNVDSRFPFTCGFGLRPGFGDAALTVVNEQDPVGSRGYGVIEAGDYDGNGTGGATFRIYADDGSGTFSIPYPDVVGNRPNGPAGPDGIPDGLKYLGPSTNILLGGSEVPTNDRVDTYAPYGGAMVFSMPDGVYEAEVHHPDPSVSCYPGLDAWLGTTANRARFVIIEGHLSDVRFFCE